A single window of Malus sylvestris chromosome 5, drMalSylv7.2, whole genome shotgun sequence DNA harbors:
- the LOC126624045 gene encoding cytochrome b5-like → MAGDKKVYTLAEVSTHSDRKDCWLVIDGKVYDVTKFLEDHPGGDEVLLAATGKDASNDFEDVGHSSTARAMMDEFYVGDIDSASIPAKRMYTPPKQPHYNQDKTTDFVIKLLQFIVPLLILGLAFGVRFYTKSSTA, encoded by the exons ATGGCTGGAGACAAAAAGGTTTATACTTTGGCTGAGGTCTCCACTCACAGTGATCGCAAGGACTGCTGGCTTGTCATCGATGGAAAG GTGTATGATGTAACAAAATTCTTGGAGGACCATCCTGGTGGTGATGAGGTCTTATTGGCAGCCACAG GAAAAGACGCAAGTAATGATTTCGAAGATGTTGGTCACAGTTCCACTGCTAGAGCAATGATGGACGAATTTTACGTTGGAGACATTGATTCAGCATCCATCCCCGCGAAGAGGATGTACACTCCTCCCAAGCAGCCTCACTACAACCAGGACAAGACAACTGATTTCGTCATCAAACTCCTCCAGTTCATTGTTCCTCTGCTAATTTTGGGCTTAGCCTTTGGCGTCCGCTTCTACACCAAATCGTCAACGGCATAA
- the LOC126620747 gene encoding BTB/POZ domain-containing protein At5g48800-like, whose protein sequence is MDRGSDKHQHQQQQQPQLSVAKSSRQQRYNEWIFRDVPSDITIQVNGGAFSLHKFPLVSRSGRIRKLVAEHRDSDISRVELLNLPGGAESFELAAKFCYGINFEITSSNVSQLCCASDYLEMTEEYSKDNLGSRAEEYLESVVCKNLEMCVEVLQQCESLLPLADELRIVSRCIDAIASKACVEQIASSFSRLEYSSSGRLHMNRQAKSDGDWWIEDLSVLRVDLYQRVITAMKCRGVRPESIGASLVNYAQKELTKKSSLWNMSGQTKVDGISASTGHEKLVVETIVSLLPVEKLVIPINFLFGLLRSAVMLDCTIACRLDLERRIGSQLDIATLDDLLIPSFKHAGDTLFDVDTVHRILVNFSQQDDSEEDMEDASVFESDSPHSPSQTALFKVSKLVDNYLAEIAPDANLKLAKFIVIADALPEHARTVHDGLYRAIDIYLKAHQGLTDTDKKRLCKMIDFQKLSQEAGAHAAQNERLPLQSIVQVLYFEQIRLRNSLGCSNEDEPKPMHQSWRISSGALSAAMSPRDNYASLRRENRELKLELARLRMRLNDLEREHVCMKRDMQRSNSRKFMSSFSKKIGKLSFFANSSSRASTSPSRHSYRTDSKVIERTCASTD, encoded by the exons ATGGACCGCGGCAGTGACAAGCATCAgcatcagcagcagcagcaaccacAACTATCCGTGGCTAAGAGTTCGCGGCAGCAGCGATACAACGAGTg GATTTTTCGGGACGTTCCAAGCGATATTACAATACAAGTAAATGGAGGGGCTTTCTCACTACATAAG TTCCCTCTCGTCTCTAGAAGTGGGAGAATCCGGAAGTTGGTTGCTGAACACAGGGATTCTGATATCTCAAGAGTGGAGCTTCTTAATCTACCGGGAGGTGCAGAATCATTTGAGTTGGCAGCAAAGTTCTGTTATGGTATtaacttcgagatcacatcttCAAACGTTTCTCAGCTGTGTTGTGCTTCTGATTACCTTGAAATGACTGAAGAGTACTCAAAAGATAATCTTGGTTCGCGCGCCGAAGAATACCTTGAAAGCGTTGTTTGCAAGAACCTTGAAATGTGTGTTGAGGTTTTGCAACAATGCGAGAGTTTACTCCCTCTGGCCGATGAGCTGAGAATAGTTAGCCGTTGCATAGATGCAATAGCCTCAAAGGCTTGTGTAGAGCAAATTGCTTCGAGCTTTTCGCGCTTGGAGTATAGCAGCTCGGGGAGGCTTCACATGAACAGGCAAGCCAAATCTGATGGGGACTGGTGGATAGAAGATCTTTCGGTTCTTCGAGTTGACTTGTACCAAAGAGTCATAACTGCGATGAAGTGCCGTGGAGTCCGCCCTGAGAGTATTGGTGCATCTCTTGTGAACTATGCGCAGAAGGAGTTGACAAAAAAGTCCAGCTTATGGAATATGTCTGGCCAGACAAAAGTTGACGGAATTTCAGCTTCAACTGGGCATGAAAAACTCGTGGTTGAGACAATTGTCAGCCTTCTGCCCGTTGAGAAACTTGTTATTCCAATCAATTTCCTATTCGGGCTTTTGCGAAGCGCTGTAATGCTTGATTGCACAATTGCTTGCAGACTTGATCTGGAGAGGAGAATTGGGTCACAGTTGGATATTGCTACTCTCGATGATCTTCTGATCCCTTCTTTCAAGCACGCTGGTGACACTTTATTCGATGTGGATACAGTGCATAGGATTTTAGTTAACTTTTCTCAGCAAGATGATAGCGAAGAAGATATGGAAGATGCGTCTGTTTTCGAATCTGATAGTCCTCATTCGCCTTCCCAGACCGCTTTGTTTAAAGTTTCAAAGTTGGTGGACAATTACCTTGCTGAAATAGCCCCTGATGCAAACCTCAAGCTTGCTAAGTTCATAGTCATTGCTGATGCTTTACCTGAACACGCACGAACAGTTCATGATGGGCTATATCGAGCCATTGATATTTACTTAAAA GCTCATCAAGGTTTAACCGATACAGACAAGAAGAGGCTCTGCAAAATGATTGATTTCCAAAAGCTCTCACAAGAAGCCGGTGCACACGCTGCACAGAACGAGCGCCTCCCTCTCCAGTCAATAGTACAAGTGCTTTATTTTGAGCAAATAAGGCTCAGAAATTCCTTGGGCTGCTCTAACGAAGATGAACCCAAGCCAATGCACCAGTCATGGCGGATCAGCAGTGGTGCGCTCAGTGCTGCGATGTCTCCACGGGACAACTATGCATCATTGAGGAGAGAAAACCGTGAGCTAAAGCTTGAGCTAGCTCGGTTAAGAATGAGACTAAATGATCTTGAGAGAGAACATGTATGCATGAAGAGGGATATGCAAAGGTCCAACTCTCGTAAATTTATGAGTTCTTTCTCCAAGAAGATTGGCAAGCTAAGCTTCTTTGCAAATAGTTCTTCAAGGGCATCCACTTCTCCGTCAAGGCATTCTTATAGAACTGATTCTAAAGTGATCGAGAGAACGTGTGCAAGCACAGATTAG